One genomic region from Fictibacillus marinisediminis encodes:
- the polA gene encoding DNA polymerase I, whose product MANKLVLIDGNSIAYRAFFALPLLNNDKGVYTNAVYGFTTMLLKILEDEKPSHVLVAFDAGKTTFRHKTFTEYKGGRQKTPSELSEQFPLIRQLLDGFGIKRYELENYEADDIIGTLSKQAENGDWDIKVFTGDKDLLQLVTENVKVALTRKGISEVEDYDLRQVEERYGLTPHQIIDMKGLMGDPSDNIPGVPGVGEKTAIKLIKQFGTLEETLESIDQVSGAKLKEKLKDNKAQALMSKELATITHEAPIEISINDSLYEGYQTEQLIPLFKDLGFNSLLERIGGDSEDTQLSEQEKEEISFEKAEELSHEILSSPAALIVETTPETYHKAPVNGLAIVNSNGKYFIPAETALSSASFKEWAEDESKIKYVFDAKRAYVALDWNGISLKGVEFDLMIASYLLNPSESGDDVAGIAKRYGIHDTDTEEAVYGKGAKRKVPEEEILSEHLVRKANAIFALQDKLSGELKENEQYELFADLELPLSLVLGEMETTGVKVDVGRLQAMGHELTEQLKILEGEIHELAGVSFNINSPKQLGEILFEKLNLPAIKKTKTGYSTSVDVLEKLEGKHEIIRKILVYRQLGKLSSTYIDGLLKVVDEDTDKIHTRFNQALTQTGRLSSTEPNLQNIPIRLEAGRKIRQAFVASKPGWKILAADYSQIELRVLAHISQDENLMEAFKKEMDVHTKTAMDVFHVGMDEVTSEMRRHAKAVNFGIVYGISDYGLSQSLNITRKEAGEFIEQYLKTFPGVKEYMESIVRQAKLDGYVSTLMHRRRYLPEITSRNFNLRSFAERTAMNTPIQGTAADIIKKAMVEMDQVLKDENLESLMLLQVHDELIFEVPENEIEKLCTLVPQVMESALGLDVPLKVDLNYGDTWYDAK is encoded by the coding sequence TTGGCAAATAAATTAGTTTTGATTGATGGAAACAGTATCGCATATCGTGCGTTCTTCGCGCTTCCTCTGCTCAACAATGATAAAGGTGTCTACACAAATGCAGTATACGGATTTACGACGATGCTGCTTAAAATATTGGAAGATGAAAAGCCCAGCCACGTGCTTGTTGCATTTGATGCGGGGAAAACAACCTTCAGGCATAAAACGTTTACCGAATATAAAGGAGGACGCCAGAAAACTCCTTCTGAGCTTTCCGAACAATTTCCGCTGATCCGCCAGCTTTTGGACGGGTTTGGAATTAAACGGTACGAGCTTGAAAATTATGAAGCGGATGATATTATCGGCACGCTTTCTAAACAGGCTGAAAATGGTGACTGGGACATTAAAGTCTTTACTGGTGATAAGGACTTGCTTCAGCTTGTAACAGAAAACGTCAAGGTTGCACTGACCCGCAAAGGGATCTCGGAAGTAGAGGATTATGACCTTCGACAGGTGGAAGAGAGATATGGCTTAACTCCTCACCAGATTATCGACATGAAGGGCCTTATGGGCGATCCATCCGATAACATCCCTGGAGTTCCAGGAGTCGGGGAAAAAACAGCCATTAAACTAATCAAACAGTTCGGCACTCTGGAAGAAACACTGGAATCGATTGATCAGGTTTCAGGTGCAAAGCTGAAGGAGAAACTTAAGGACAATAAGGCACAGGCCTTGATGAGCAAAGAGCTGGCTACGATCACGCATGAGGCACCAATTGAAATCTCCATAAACGATTCTCTTTACGAAGGGTACCAAACAGAACAGCTGATTCCGCTCTTTAAAGATCTTGGCTTCAACTCGCTGCTGGAACGAATCGGCGGGGACAGTGAAGACACACAGCTGAGCGAACAGGAAAAAGAAGAGATTTCCTTTGAAAAGGCTGAAGAACTCAGTCATGAAATCTTATCATCACCTGCCGCTCTTATAGTAGAAACAACACCGGAAACCTACCATAAAGCTCCGGTCAACGGGCTGGCGATCGTAAACAGCAACGGAAAGTATTTTATTCCTGCTGAAACAGCGCTCTCTTCAGCATCGTTTAAGGAATGGGCGGAAGATGAAAGTAAAATCAAATACGTGTTTGACGCCAAAAGAGCGTACGTCGCATTGGACTGGAACGGTATTTCATTGAAGGGGGTAGAATTTGATCTAATGATCGCCTCTTATCTCCTGAATCCGTCCGAGTCCGGGGACGATGTAGCTGGGATTGCAAAACGCTACGGTATACATGACACTGATACAGAAGAAGCGGTGTACGGAAAAGGTGCCAAACGAAAGGTGCCTGAAGAAGAAATTCTATCCGAACATCTCGTTCGCAAAGCGAATGCTATTTTTGCTCTTCAGGACAAGCTTTCTGGAGAACTGAAGGAAAACGAACAGTATGAACTTTTTGCCGATCTTGAACTCCCATTATCACTTGTGCTGGGTGAAATGGAAACGACAGGAGTGAAGGTGGACGTCGGCAGGCTTCAAGCGATGGGACACGAGCTCACAGAGCAACTGAAAATACTTGAAGGAGAGATTCATGAACTTGCCGGAGTATCTTTCAATATTAATTCTCCGAAACAGTTAGGGGAGATCTTGTTTGAAAAGCTGAATCTGCCGGCCATTAAAAAGACAAAGACCGGTTACAGTACGTCGGTGGATGTGCTTGAGAAACTGGAAGGCAAGCATGAGATCATCAGGAAAATCCTTGTTTACCGCCAGCTTGGAAAATTAAGCTCTACCTATATTGACGGGCTTCTGAAGGTTGTCGACGAAGATACTGATAAGATCCACACACGCTTTAACCAGGCGCTGACTCAAACAGGACGGCTGAGTTCAACAGAACCAAATCTGCAAAATATCCCGATAAGGCTTGAAGCGGGAAGAAAGATCAGGCAAGCCTTCGTTGCTTCAAAACCAGGCTGGAAAATTCTTGCCGCTGACTATTCTCAAATTGAGCTTCGTGTCCTTGCCCATATTTCACAGGACGAAAACCTGATGGAAGCCTTTAAAAAGGAAATGGACGTTCATACGAAGACCGCGATGGATGTTTTTCACGTGGGGATGGATGAAGTGACCTCAGAAATGAGAAGGCATGCCAAAGCAGTTAACTTCGGTATCGTTTACGGAATTAGTGACTATGGCTTGTCTCAAAGCTTGAATATTACAAGAAAAGAAGCCGGAGAGTTTATTGAACAGTATTTGAAAACTTTCCCTGGTGTAAAAGAATATATGGAATCGATCGTCCGACAGGCGAAACTGGACGGCTATGTTTCAACGCTTATGCACCGCCGCCGTTACCTGCCAGAGATTACGAGCAGAAACTTCAATTTAAGAAGTTTTGCTGAACGTACAGCCATGAATACTCCGATTCAGGGAACAGCGGCTGACATTATTAAAAAGGCGATGGTTGAAATGGATCAGGTGCTGAAAGACGAAAATCTCGAATCCTTGATGCTGCTTCAGGTGCATGATGAGCTGATCTTTGAGGTACCGGAAAATGAAATTGAAAAGCTGTGTACTCTCGTTCCGCAAGTGATGGAATCTGCACTAGGCCTTGATGTTCCATTAAAAGTTGATTTGAATTACGGAGATACATGGTACGACGCGAAATAA
- the pnpS gene encoding two-component system histidine kinase PnpS produces MPDFKNRVLSFFLVGIMLVFILLALIVGGLVHYTVKEKRLQSYQSELQLVSLAAVNKDTGLLEKQLGRAEKDLGGKLLYLSPKGKVLAQSKSEKEAVPDQPLNGLDEYKGSSLVSTKDMDRLVYTLPVKNQTSGSLEGYVQLVIPEKTANSTERSIWLAMSLGFLISLVIILFVSIRVLNRIVKPVEEATSTAKELARGNFKARTYEYKGDVGELNFSLNVLARNLEKMTKSYESQQDRLKTLIENMGSGLILIDSDGYITIVNRAFKEIFKEYTDSWTGHLFHEVFPYKEIKEIVEDTFIMETNIRKQVVLPIHIERKNFDVYSAPVLNSLGKLRGIVLVFHDITELKKLEQMRKDFVANVSHELKTPVTSLKGFAETLLDGADGNPEIRRKFLTIMWNESDRLQHLIQDLLDLSKVEQGFSLNLQKVSLSTIVEEVIVMLETKAQEKEITIKYSAEGNTMIEGDSPRLKQVFINLINNSLNYTPKGGRITIRLKESSEKVTFSVSDTGIGIQKEEVSRIFERFYRVDKARSRNSGGTGLGLAIVKHLVEAHRGRIHVKSKPGEGSTFTLVFKKNLMIEFTNY; encoded by the coding sequence GTTTCCCTTGCTGCTGTTAATAAGGATACTGGCCTCTTGGAAAAGCAGTTGGGTCGGGCTGAAAAAGACTTAGGTGGTAAACTTCTCTATCTATCTCCCAAAGGCAAAGTTTTGGCGCAATCAAAAAGTGAGAAAGAAGCTGTTCCTGATCAGCCTTTAAATGGATTGGACGAATATAAAGGCAGTTCACTGGTTTCAACGAAAGATATGGACCGTCTCGTTTATACACTGCCTGTTAAAAATCAAACATCCGGTTCACTTGAAGGATATGTCCAGCTAGTTATTCCTGAAAAGACAGCCAACAGCACGGAGAGATCCATTTGGCTTGCCATGTCTCTTGGTTTTCTCATCAGCTTAGTCATCATCCTCTTTGTCTCTATCCGTGTGCTGAATCGGATTGTTAAACCAGTAGAAGAGGCAACGAGCACAGCGAAGGAGCTGGCGAGAGGGAATTTTAAGGCAAGAACCTATGAATATAAGGGAGATGTCGGTGAACTGAACTTTTCTTTAAATGTGCTTGCAAGAAACCTTGAGAAGATGACAAAGTCCTATGAATCACAGCAGGACCGTCTGAAGACACTGATCGAGAACATGGGCAGCGGTCTCATTCTCATCGATTCTGATGGCTACATCACGATTGTTAACCGAGCCTTTAAGGAAATTTTTAAAGAGTACACCGATTCCTGGACGGGCCACTTGTTTCATGAAGTCTTTCCGTATAAAGAAATTAAAGAAATCGTTGAAGATACATTTATTATGGAAACCAACATACGAAAACAAGTCGTGCTTCCTATTCATATTGAAAGAAAGAACTTTGATGTTTACAGCGCACCGGTCCTCAACAGTCTCGGGAAGCTCCGCGGCATTGTTCTCGTTTTTCATGACATTACAGAATTGAAAAAACTTGAACAGATGAGAAAGGATTTTGTTGCCAACGTATCCCATGAATTGAAAACACCGGTCACTTCCTTGAAAGGTTTTGCTGAAACGCTGCTGGATGGAGCGGACGGCAATCCGGAAATCCGTAGAAAATTTCTTACAATCATGTGGAATGAGAGCGACAGGCTGCAGCACCTCATTCAAGATCTGCTTGATCTGTCTAAGGTGGAACAAGGATTTTCATTGAACCTGCAAAAAGTCAGCCTGTCGACGATTGTAGAGGAAGTGATCGTCATGCTTGAAACAAAAGCGCAGGAAAAAGAGATAACGATCAAGTATTCTGCAGAAGGGAACACCATGATTGAAGGTGATTCACCGAGATTAAAGCAGGTTTTCATCAACCTTATTAACAATAGCTTAAACTACACTCCAAAAGGCGGCAGGATCACGATCCGCCTGAAGGAAAGCAGTGAAAAAGTAACCTTCAGTGTATCCGACACCGGTATTGGTATCCAAAAAGAGGAAGTCTCGCGTATTTTCGAACGATTCTACAGAGTGGATAAAGCGAGAAGCAGAAACTCTGGCGGTACGGGGCTTGGACTTGCAATCGTCAAGCACTTGGTAGAAGCACACAGGGGCCGTATCCATGTGAAAAGCAAGCCAGGAGAAGGCTCGACATTCACGCTTGTCTTCAAAAAGAATTTAATGATTGAATTTACAAACTATTAA